One Acidobacteriota bacterium genomic region harbors:
- a CDS encoding NAD(P)H-hydrate dehydratase — translation MKHCFLRILQKFSVGSPTVKQFQVARFFVYQGSVNLVKLAALTRFQDSPIIALMKILTAAEMREVDRLTTERYAIPSILLMENAATRIVEAVEKKFGVAQGKRALVICGKGNNGGDGATIARLLHTKGCAIVGLLLGRIEDTKGDARTNFDAAKLLAQGADDFTFIEIQSEEAFTQYATAETFDLFFDAIFGTGLTRPATGLFEHAIKFLNQQKPVIAVDIPSGLNSDSFDLIGAAVRADLTVTFTAPKIANLLPPASENNGALVVAPIGSPASLINSSGANLNLVERGMIEAWLASSRRTSIAHKGDAGKVLIIAGSRGKTGAACLAGASAMRAGTGLVTIATAASAQTAVASQAIIECMTEPLAETYSGTVSLDALKNALALAAERDVLAIGPGLGSNESSTVEFVRELITQRQRPVVIDADGLNALVGWAEHLQGSADLPLILTPHAGEMARLAGISAKEVVDHRLEIARDFATQHQVILVLKGSRTLIAAPDGEVYVNPTGNAGMATGGTGDVLTGILAGLIAQKTTDALGATLAAVYLHGLAGDLAAARFGTRAMIASDITAHLGEAFIAVGGEAEKP, via the coding sequence ATGAAACATTGTTTCTTGAGAATTTTACAAAAATTTTCGGTCGGTTCACCGACTGTGAAGCAATTTCAGGTTGCTCGATTTTTTGTCTATCAAGGTTCGGTGAATCTGGTAAAGCTTGCTGCTTTGACACGATTCCAGGACTCGCCTATCATCGCCTTGATGAAGATACTCACAGCCGCCGAGATGCGTGAAGTTGATCGCCTGACAACGGAGCGTTATGCGATTCCCAGTATATTGCTGATGGAAAACGCCGCGACGCGAATTGTTGAAGCAGTAGAAAAAAAATTCGGTGTGGCGCAGGGCAAACGCGCACTCGTAATTTGCGGTAAGGGTAACAATGGCGGCGACGGCGCAACCATAGCCCGTTTGTTACACACCAAAGGTTGTGCAATAGTTGGGCTGTTGCTCGGTCGCATCGAAGATACCAAAGGCGATGCGCGAACGAATTTCGACGCGGCAAAACTTCTGGCACAAGGCGCTGATGATTTCACATTCATTGAAATTCAAAGCGAAGAAGCGTTCACGCAATATGCAACCGCTGAAACTTTTGATTTGTTTTTCGATGCCATTTTCGGAACCGGTTTGACTCGTCCGGCGACGGGACTCTTTGAACACGCCATCAAGTTTTTGAATCAACAAAAACCGGTCATTGCTGTAGATATTCCATCGGGACTCAATTCCGATTCATTCGATTTGATTGGCGCGGCAGTGCGCGCAGATTTAACCGTTACCTTTACCGCTCCAAAAATTGCCAACCTTTTGCCGCCCGCTTCAGAAAATAATGGTGCGTTAGTTGTTGCACCGATTGGCTCGCCTGCCTCGCTCATTAATTCATCGGGCGCGAATTTAAATTTAGTCGAACGAGGAATGATTGAAGCCTGGCTTGCGTCTTCGCGGCGCACGTCCATTGCGCACAAAGGCGATGCCGGTAAAGTTTTAATCATCGCAGGTTCGCGCGGTAAAACCGGCGCAGCCTGTCTTGCGGGCGCATCGGCGATGCGCGCCGGCACGGGGTTGGTGACCATCGCAACCGCCGCATCAGCGCAAACCGCAGTCGCTTCGCAGGCGATTATCGAATGTATGACCGAACCGCTTGCCGAAACCTATTCGGGAACGGTTTCGCTTGACGCGCTCAAAAATGCCCTGGCGCTCGCCGCCGAACGCGATGTGTTGGCGATTGGTCCGGGGCTTGGCTCAAATGAATCGTCAACCGTTGAATTTGTCCGCGAATTGATAACCCAGAGACAGCGCCCAGTTGTGATTGATGCCGATGGCTTGAACGCGCTCGTCGGTTGGGCGGAGCATTTGCAAGGGAGCGCGGATTTGCCATTAATTCTCACACCGCATGCGGGCGAGATGGCAAGGCTCGCGGGCATATCTGCTAAAGAAGTCGTTGATCATCGCCTTGAAATTGCCAGAGATTTTGCCACTCAGCATCAAGTCATTTTAGTTCTAAAGGGCAGTCGGACATTGATTGCCGCGCCTGACGGTGAGGTTTATGTGAATCCGACAGGCAATGCAGGGATGGCGACGGGCGGCACCGGCGATGTGCTTACAGGCATTCTTGCCGGACTCATCGCGCAAAAAACCACAGATGCGCTTGGCGCAACCCTGGCGGCAGTTTATCTGCACGGACTGGCGGGCGACCTTGCGGCTGCGCGTTTCGGTACACGAGCGATGATTGCCTCAGACATCACCGCGCATCTTGGCGAGGCGTTTATTGCCGTTGGCGGCGAAGCAGAAAAGCCTTAA
- a CDS encoding SRPBCC domain-containing protein has product MEMTVLKKNADEKVSFQILVRATPERVYDAMATREGLNGWFTADSLIEAPDGKLFLRWENWGVEHYTGESHGKVLEARRGKRFAFKWPVDIGNYLTTVEIDFEPANEGTIVRLIEYGYEENADKLQNMLNRAGGWGEALTLMKFYVEHGLTY; this is encoded by the coding sequence ATGGAAATGACTGTCTTGAAAAAAAATGCCGATGAAAAAGTCAGCTTCCAGATTCTCGTTCGTGCCACGCCTGAACGGGTTTATGATGCAATGGCGACCCGTGAAGGATTAAACGGCTGGTTTACGGCTGATTCACTCATCGAAGCGCCAGATGGAAAACTCTTTTTGCGCTGGGAAAATTGGGGCGTTGAACATTACACAGGTGAAAGTCACGGTAAGGTTTTGGAAGCCCGTCGCGGCAAGCGTTTTGCCTTCAAATGGCCCGTCGATATTGGCAATTATCTCACCACAGTTGAAATCGATTTTGAACCGGCAAACGAAGGAACTATCGTTCGTTTAATCGAATACGGTTATGAAGAGAACGCCGACAAATTGCAGAACATGTTAAACCGCGCAGGTGGCTGGGGCGAAGCTTTGACCTTGATGAAATTTTATGTCGAACATGGTTTAACCTACTGA
- a CDS encoding VOC family protein produces MPRVIHFEIHSEDPERAINFYQNLFGWQFHRWEGPWDYWLISTGDSDKPGINGGLMRRQGTIDGQSVIAYVCTVDIESVDEAVEKALSFGGQLALPKQEIPGVGFLAYCKDTEGNIFGMMQDTSQAK; encoded by the coding sequence ATGCCAAGAGTTATTCATTTTGAAATTCACAGCGAAGACCCTGAGCGTGCCATCAACTTTTATCAAAACCTTTTCGGCTGGCAATTCCACCGTTGGGAAGGTCCCTGGGATTATTGGCTAATCTCTACCGGCGACAGCGATAAACCCGGCATCAATGGCGGCTTGATGCGCCGACAAGGAACCATCGACGGACAAAGCGTAATCGCTTATGTCTGCACCGTCGATATTGAATCGGTTGATGAAGCGGTTGAAAAGGCACTGAGTTTTGGCGGACAACTCGCTTTGCCGAAACAGGAAATTCCCGGTGTCGGCTTTCTCGCTTACTGCAAAGACACCGAAGGTAATATTTTCGGCATGATGCAGGACACTTCGCAGGCAAAATAA
- a CDS encoding SRPBCC family protein, with translation MQFTYNLQINAPIQKVFALVDDEQNLKLWMDGLEETIYPESLNRQNPVGTKFKQRIREGRRIAEYDGEVLVYENPTHLAIIIGNQQFTMQVDYRFSAKGEWTWLDYSATMVGGNFFMKLFAKLFAPLTRRILDRQMRKLKEVAENSSPYQMHSNAFAAAK, from the coding sequence ATGCAATTCACCTATAATCTGCAAATCAACGCGCCGATTCAAAAGGTTTTCGCGCTGGTCGATGATGAACAAAATCTCAAACTGTGGATGGACGGACTCGAAGAAACGATTTATCCCGAAAGCCTCAATCGCCAAAATCCGGTCGGCACGAAATTCAAACAGCGCATACGCGAAGGTCGTCGTATCGCCGAATATGACGGCGAAGTGTTGGTTTATGAAAATCCCACGCATCTGGCAATCATCATCGGCAATCAACAATTCACCATGCAGGTCGATTACCGCTTCAGCGCAAAAGGCGAATGGACGTGGTTGGATTATTCGGCAACAATGGTCGGCGGCAATTTCTTCATGAAACTGTTTGCCAAACTTTTTGCGCCACTGACGCGCCGCATTCTTGATCGCCAGATGCGCAAGTTGAAAGAGGTCGCCGAAAACAGTTCACCTTATCAAATGCACAGCAATGCGTTTGCCGCAGCCAAATAA